The following proteins are encoded in a genomic region of Xenopus laevis strain J_2021 chromosome 3L, Xenopus_laevis_v10.1, whole genome shotgun sequence:
- the rassf9.L gene encoding Ras association (RalGDS/AF-6) domain family (N-terminal) member 9 L homeolog (The RefSeq protein has 2 substitutions compared to this genomic sequence) — translation MVFLFLRSSSEDMENEECQIVVWAGQEEKIVLGLTKHTTCADVVKALLEDHDTKAGGNTFLLSQPSKYFIVEKWRGFERVLPPPTKILKLWKAWGKEQSNLNFVLVKADAFLPIPMWKSAEAKITHSVDRKHHPCSSAYHIKALPLEKRKRIIRKAFRKLATLKKDIDFQDRDNLETLIHVIMSQEHTIKQQIQRIEELNEEIESKEANLHLARVEDIGKDYVRNLYLKPVSESTETSKKHPKKYFVEEKWMQEELLNLEGKLSHLKNLISSLSTKIEEEISSIYMTQNEDQESFYNNEEKFKEYDLTNVKKELDDSFQQGLQLHDRFECIQEQIRCKDSILLKQEREYKRLEEELQSLCITNTNNPLNCQTLFPANNYIVNKTDATCDFTTTLCNMDIHETDSDTGISSGISQDSEPAL, via the coding sequence ATGGTTTTCTTATTTCTTAGGTCATCCAGTGAAGACATGGAGAATGAGGAATGCCAGATTGTTGTATGGGCTGGGCaagaagaaaaaatagttttgggACTGACTAAGCACACAACCTGTGCTGATGTGGTAAAAGCTCTTCTTGAGGACCATGATACGAAAGCTGGAGGCAACACGTTTCTTTTGAGTCAGCCCAGTAAATACTTCATTGTGGAAAAATGGAGAGGTTTTGAACGTGTTTTGCCTCCTCCAACAAAAATCTTAAAATTGTGGAAAGCATGGGGGAAGGAACAGAGCAACTTAAACTTCGTTCTTGTAAAAGCTGATGCCTTTCTTCCTATCCCAATGTGGAAGAGTGCTGAAGCTAAAATTACCCATAGCGTAGATAGGAAGCATCACCCGTGTAGTTCAGCGTACCACATCAAAGCTTTACCACTAGAAAAACGTAAGAGAATTATAAGAAAAGCATTTCGAAAATTGGCCACCCTTAAAAAAGACATCGATTTTCAAGACAGAGACAATTTAGAGACACTTATTCATGTAATAATGTCTCAAGAGCATACCATCAAACAGCAAATCCAAAGAATAGAGGAACTGAATGAAGAGATTGAGTCAAAGGAAGCCAATTTACATTTGGCGAGAGTAGAGGACATTGGGAAAGATTATGTCCAAAACCTGTATTTGAAACCAGTCAGTGAAAGTACAGAAACCTctaaaaaacacccaaaaaagtattttgttgaGGAGAAATGGATGCAAGAAGAATTGTTGAATTTAGAAGGAAAGCTAAGTCATCTGAAAAACCTTATTAGCAGTCTCTCCACTGAAATTGAGGAAGAGATATCTTCTATATATATGACTCAAAATGAAGACCAGGAATCCTTCTATAACAACGAAGAGAAATTCAAAGAATATGACTTAACTAATGTCAAAAAAGAACTTGATGACAGCTTCCAGCAAGGGTTACAGTTGCATGATCGTTTTGAATGTATTCAGGAGCAGATCAGATGTAAAGATTCTATACTGCTAAAGCAAGAGCGAGAATATAAAAGACTGGAAGAAGAACTTCAATCATTATGCATTACTAATACAAATAATCCATTGAACTGTCAAACTCTGTTTCCAGCAAATAACTACATAGTTAATAAAACTGATGCAACATGTGATTTTACCACGACGTTGTGTAACATGGATATTCATGAGACGGACTCAGACACAGGAATAAGCTCTGGTATTAGCCAAGATTCCGAGCCTGCTTTATGA